One window from the genome of Candidatus Chlorohelix allophototropha encodes:
- a CDS encoding FHA domain-containing protein: MQLVVQSGAEPGRTYDLRPGKLSLGRQSVNDVVISDEQASRRHADLEVTANGLLVTDNNSANGTFVNGTRVSSPQLLKPGDTLQIGTTVLKLVDGQSGASTIPSGYEQPAPPALAQDFNAPYSPPAAAPQSAYGAPAAPAADYSVYGQAAPPAQPAYGGYEQPAQQQYGGYGQAAAQPAQPAYGGYEQPAQQQYGGYGQAAQPSQPAYGGYDQPQQYGVPPYGAAAAPAKKGKMGLLIGIIGAVVVIGIVAVVLFVFVLGGGGGSGLGDLPAPNNSEKLTVSDADQSVLQNSTGFPKGGKFAYYKTSEKPDALKTFYEGKMKDKGWTASPGNILASGTLLLVFIKGTDGAEVVAATPTKDSDIQDLEKGAPSLKGKLKVGDTLVILVTANAKDFAGS; this comes from the coding sequence ATGCAATTGGTAGTGCAGAGCGGTGCTGAGCCTGGACGCACATATGACCTGAGACCCGGCAAATTATCTTTAGGTCGTCAATCTGTAAATGATGTGGTAATTAGCGATGAACAGGCTTCCCGGCGGCATGCCGACTTGGAGGTGACTGCAAACGGTCTATTAGTAACCGATAACAATTCTGCTAACGGTACTTTCGTTAATGGAACACGGGTTAGTTCACCGCAGTTGTTAAAACCCGGAGATACTTTGCAAATAGGCACTACCGTGCTAAAACTTGTGGATGGACAAAGTGGCGCCAGCACCATACCAAGCGGTTACGAGCAACCCGCTCCCCCCGCGCTGGCACAGGATTTTAATGCACCTTATTCCCCGCCCGCTGCTGCTCCTCAATCGGCATACGGCGCACCCGCTGCCCCGGCTGCGGATTACAGTGTATATGGGCAAGCTGCTCCTCCGGCTCAACCGGCATACGGTGGCTACGAGCAGCCAGCACAGCAACAATATGGTGGCTACGGTCAGGCGGCGGCACAACCCGCCCAACCGGCATACGGTGGCTACGAGCAGCCAGCACAGCAGCAATATGGTGGATACGGGCAAGCCGCTCAACCTTCCCAACCTGCATACGGCGGTTATGATCAACCACAGCAATATGGCGTTCCACCTTATGGCGCTGCCGCCGCACCTGCTAAAAAAGGCAAAATGGGCTTACTTATCGGCATTATCGGTGCCGTAGTAGTAATTGGTATTGTAGCGGTAGTCTTGTTCGTGTTCGTACTTGGCGGTGGCGGCGGAAGCGGCTTGGGAGATTTGCCTGCGCCCAACAATTCCGAGAAACTCACTGTAAGCGATGCGGATCAAAGCGTGCTTCAAAACAGTACTGGCTTTCCGAAGGGCGGTAAATTTGCTTATTATAAAACCTCCGAAAAACCGGATGCTCTGAAAACCTTCTATGAAGGCAAGATGAAGGATAAAGGCTGGACTGCTAGCCCCGGCAATATTCTTGCTAGCGGCACATTGTTGCTGGTATTTATTAAAGGTACAGACGGAGCAGAGGTGGTTGCTGCTACTCCTACGAAAGATTCCGATATTCAGGATCTTGAGAAAGGCGCTCCTTCTTTAAAGGGTAAGCTGAAAGTCGGCGATACATTGGTAATTCTCGTTACTGCCAATGCCAAAGACTTTGCCGGTAGTTAG
- a CDS encoding lipopolysaccharide biosynthesis protein, giving the protein MTHKRFLGAMLWAQLGRLGEVGLSLLFIVLVVRWLSESSYSTYTTVINLLNLFGLLFGTGISEGLLRFLPLERQQSPIASFWLFRRLFFVLILASPLPILLLVLGKDWLADWLNQAIFAVDPWLPATLLLLFNLHDFTGTYFVASFRVGRIVLIRFLGQLVNILVLAVWFWFTPPTAEILLASLALVNTGMVLAVLVLLVQDGLLQRARHKGSIIQTKMGELVRYCRDQYVIGLANIGLMGQIDIILLALLASNVAEVSYYSIAALLISRLYNLITGWSASLNSIISTVYLEKGQAGLARYFTYYYRFSLPLHLISVVGLWVVSQPLVTLVFGERYQSVVILLNLFALQQMLMALLGASVCPAFINTLGRQNYMVRLRWLFGLLNVLLDVLLIPSYGALGAVIATSLANVLTRAAEAWLVRELIANLGFAYILKIGAGVAVAGLLCAFIGDAGLVILLVRGTLFVLILFGIFYLIKPVEAADRLLITNLQPRLARFLLMF; this is encoded by the coding sequence ATGACGCATAAAAGATTTCTGGGCGCAATGCTATGGGCGCAATTAGGGCGGCTTGGCGAGGTAGGCTTGAGCTTGCTCTTTATTGTGCTGGTGGTACGTTGGCTCTCCGAATCTAGTTACAGCACCTATACCACTGTTATTAATCTCTTGAACCTGTTCGGGTTGCTTTTCGGGACGGGTATTTCCGAGGGGTTATTGCGGTTTCTGCCGCTGGAACGACAGCAAAGCCCCATTGCCTCTTTTTGGTTATTTCGCCGCCTCTTTTTCGTACTAATTCTTGCCTCCCCTTTGCCTATTCTTTTATTGGTGTTGGGTAAAGACTGGTTGGCGGACTGGCTTAATCAAGCGATTTTTGCGGTTGATCCTTGGTTGCCGGCTACTTTGTTGCTTTTGTTTAATCTGCACGACTTTACAGGTACTTATTTTGTCGCCTCGTTCCGGGTAGGGCGTATCGTGTTAATTCGTTTTCTAGGACAGCTTGTCAATATTTTGGTATTGGCAGTGTGGTTCTGGTTCACCCCGCCCACGGCTGAGATTTTGCTGGCAAGCTTGGCGCTGGTCAATACTGGCATGGTGCTTGCAGTGTTGGTATTACTGGTACAGGACGGTTTGCTGCAAAGAGCAAGGCATAAAGGGTCAATAATACAGACTAAAATGGGGGAGTTGGTGCGCTATTGCCGCGACCAATATGTCATCGGTTTAGCCAATATCGGGCTGATGGGGCAAATCGACATTATATTGTTGGCGTTATTGGCTTCCAATGTAGCGGAAGTTTCCTACTATAGCATAGCTGCCCTTTTAATCTCACGCCTTTACAATCTGATTACAGGGTGGAGCGCGTCCCTCAACTCGATTATTTCTACCGTTTATCTAGAAAAAGGGCAGGCTGGGCTGGCACGCTATTTTACCTATTACTACCGCTTTAGCCTACCGTTGCATCTTATTTCGGTAGTAGGGCTATGGGTGGTGTCGCAGCCGTTGGTTACATTGGTTTTCGGTGAGCGTTATCAATCGGTAGTAATCCTGCTCAATCTGTTTGCGCTTCAACAGATGTTAATGGCGTTGTTGGGCGCTAGCGTTTGCCCTGCTTTTATCAATACGCTTGGGCGACAAAATTATATGGTGCGGTTGCGCTGGCTCTTTGGTCTGCTCAATGTGCTGCTTGATGTTTTGCTTATACCATCATATGGGGCATTGGGCGCGGTAATTGCCACTTCGCTGGCTAATGTGCTGACACGGGCAGCCGAGGCATGGTTGGTGAGAGAGCTTATCGCCAATTTGGGTTTTGCTTATATCCTGAAGATTGGTGCGGGTGTGGCTGTGGCAGGCTTGCTTTGCGCTTTTATTGGTGATGCCGGGTTGGTGATATTGCTGGTACGTGGCACACTTTTTGTGCTAATCTTGTTTGGTATTTTTTATCTGATAAAGCCGGTGGAAGCCGCCGACCGCCTATTGATAACCAATTTACAGCCACGCCTGGCGCGTTTTCTGCTCATGTTTTAG
- a CDS encoding glycosyltransferase family 2 protein translates to MFSSISVIIPVYNGQKFIGDALESALRQSVAPEEIIVVDDGSTDSTAEVVESMRQSEPTIRLIRQPNAGQPVARNRGVNSAHGKFLLMLDADDRLLPNHIEVLHSAARKSGVAFSDYQVIDINSKVQEAHHRLRAAEVRLPNVLAYNYFPIGGSMITRDLWEKIGGLDEKLIGVEDWDWITRALLAGYKPAHVPLPLWQYRFHAQNTSRNPHRMVQSNLARLDKAFGEMNLPIKYHRYRAFSYLVNHALAAGQFLSIGNETEALYHLQQAHLKAPHLFYSLQLFISYLKMYALNGGHDLAEKGVAAVLLATEIAEEEQEKTRLHALGLMSLGLLLAKRPAQALPYLSTVITKHPTVFLEVGNYRTLAHYTRMYATEMARRLYVG, encoded by the coding sequence GTGTTTTCGAGTATAAGCGTTATCATCCCGGTTTATAACGGGCAGAAATTCATAGGCGATGCTCTGGAAAGCGCATTGCGTCAGAGCGTTGCTCCTGAAGAAATTATAGTGGTGGACGACGGCAGCACCGATAGCACCGCCGAAGTGGTGGAAAGTATGCGCCAAAGTGAACCTACTATCCGGCTTATTCGGCAGCCAAATGCAGGGCAGCCCGTCGCCCGTAATCGGGGAGTTAATTCTGCCCATGGGAAATTTCTGCTAATGCTTGATGCGGATGACCGATTATTGCCAAATCATATTGAAGTGTTGCATTCCGCCGCCCGCAAAAGTGGCGTGGCTTTCTCGGATTACCAAGTGATTGATATAAACAGCAAAGTTCAAGAAGCGCATCATCGGTTGCGTGCAGCCGAAGTAAGATTGCCAAATGTGCTGGCTTATAATTATTTCCCCATCGGCGGCTCGATGATTACCCGTGATTTATGGGAGAAAATCGGGGGGCTAGATGAAAAGCTTATAGGGGTTGAGGATTGGGATTGGATTACACGGGCTTTACTAGCGGGTTACAAGCCTGCACATGTGCCTTTGCCGCTATGGCAATATCGCTTTCATGCTCAAAATACTTCACGTAACCCCCACCGGATGGTACAAAGCAATCTTGCACGGTTGGATAAAGCATTCGGAGAAATGAACCTACCTATCAAGTATCACCGTTATCGGGCTTTCAGTTATCTTGTCAACCATGCGCTGGCAGCAGGGCAGTTTCTTTCAATCGGCAACGAAACAGAGGCACTATACCATCTCCAACAAGCCCATTTGAAAGCGCCCCACCTTTTCTACTCGCTGCAACTTTTTATCAGCTATCTGAAAATGTATGCGCTCAACGGAGGACATGACTTAGCTGAAAAAGGGGTAGCAGCGGTTTTGCTGGCAACCGAAATAGCCGAAGAAGAGCAGGAGAAAACCCGACTCCACGCGCTTGGATTAATGTCACTCGGCTTGTTGCTGGCAAAGCGTCCAGCGCAGGCGTTGCCTTACCTAAGCACTGTTATCACAAAGCACCCGACGGTATTTCTAGAAGTAGGCAACTATAGAACTTTGGCGCATTACACACGTATGTACGCTACAGAAATGGCAAGGCGTTTATATGTGGGCTAA
- a CDS encoding arsinothricin resistance N-acetyltransferase ArsN1 family A: MQIRAAQLNDSHAITEIYNQGIDDRIATFETRSRSSEDILSWFDAQHPIVVIEEAGKVIGFASTSDYRKNRECYAGIAEFSVYVAREARGRGAGKLVLEALIYEAAKAGFWKLVSRVFVENNASLSLLRSIGFREVGIYEKHAKLEGVWRDVVIVERLIEANL; this comes from the coding sequence GTGCAAATAAGAGCAGCCCAACTCAATGACTCCCACGCTATCACCGAGATTTACAATCAGGGTATAGATGATCGTATTGCTACCTTTGAAACACGCTCACGCTCTTCCGAAGATATATTGAGCTGGTTTGATGCGCAACATCCAATCGTGGTGATAGAAGAGGCTGGAAAAGTAATCGGTTTCGCTTCTACCTCAGATTACCGGAAGAATCGGGAATGTTATGCCGGTATCGCCGAATTTTCGGTTTATGTAGCGCGTGAAGCACGGGGACGTGGTGCGGGTAAACTGGTGTTGGAGGCTCTTATATATGAGGCGGCAAAAGCTGGATTCTGGAAATTGGTTTCGCGGGTTTTTGTAGAGAATAATGCCAGCCTTAGCTTATTGCGTTCGATAGGGTTTAGAGAGGTTGGCATTTACGAAAAACATGCCAAATTGGAGGGTGTGTGGCGTGATGTGGTGATTGTAGAACGCTTGATTGAGGCAAATCTTTGA
- a CDS encoding GNAT family N-acetyltransferase: protein MITYYEQKQDLINYTIRYATEADILAVRDVARISWDATYSEIIPPETRAIFIKRSYSDQALRHFLNRAGKDNWFLVAESTSSGVVGFCEVMLRPGYNPDAEITRLYFLPEWQGHGIGTALLNEMLAILRGLDPESGLRPPRLWLTVAAQNQPAIAFYQQRGFQFYRDYAINLPETHGIVQALEVKEYMLELNSRR, encoded by the coding sequence ATGATTACATATTACGAACAAAAACAAGATTTGATAAATTACACCATCCGGTACGCCACAGAGGCAGATATTCTTGCGGTTCGAGATGTGGCGCGTATAAGCTGGGATGCTACTTATTCGGAAATAATTCCGCCTGAAACTCGCGCTATATTTATCAAGCGCAGTTACTCCGATCAGGCTTTGAGACATTTTTTGAATCGCGCTGGGAAGGATAACTGGTTCTTGGTGGCAGAATCCACAAGTTCGGGTGTGGTTGGCTTTTGCGAAGTAATGTTGCGCCCCGGCTATAACCCTGATGCCGAAATAACCCGCCTCTATTTCCTTCCAGAGTGGCAGGGGCACGGCATTGGTACTGCTCTTTTGAATGAAATGCTGGCAATACTGCGCGGTCTTGACCCTGAATCCGGTCTTAGACCGCCCCGACTGTGGTTGACGGTGGCAGCACAAAACCAGCCTGCCATTGCCTTCTATCAGCAGCGGGGCTTCCAGTTTTATCGCGATTATGCTATCAACCTCCCCGAAACGCACGGTATAGTGCAAGCGTTGGAGGTAAAAGAATATATGCTGGAATTGAATTCACGGAGATAG
- the leuS gene encoding leucine--tRNA ligase: MDTQIKPEVNRAEKPVYRPADIESKWQKIWEEAGANHAPDDDSRPKFYNLVMFPYPSGDLHIGHWYNYTGVDVFGRLMRMKGYNVMQPLGFDAFGLPAENAAIKRGVHARKWTLSNIAKMRSQLKTMGGIWDWQREVITCNPDYYKWTEWFFLKLYEKGLAYRAKAPVNWCPSCQTVLANEQVLADGTCERCSTLVYKRDLEQWFFRITAYADRLLEYKDVSWPEKTMLMQRNWIGRSEGARVNFKATGWDGQEYDLPIFTTRPDTVYGITFFVLAPEHPLVEKLTTPDKQTEVNAYIEKARGETDIERQSTDREKSGVFIGSYVISPFTGEKVPIWISDYVLMGYGTGAIMAVPAHDQRDFEFARKFNLPIRLVYMPDDRELSEDSMSEALVHEGHVVNSGSFNGLPDNQETVKQFIDHIEHEGWGKAEVNYRVRDWLISRQRYWGAPIPMVYCDTDGIQPVPEEQLPVLLPEEVEFKPTGESPLKYIPEFVNTTCPKCGGPARRETDTMDTFMCSSWYFLRYCSPIFEGGAFEPNLIKKWMPVDQYTGGAEHATMHLLYARFFTMALHDMGYLSFEEPFTRLFHQGTILRDSKKMSKSKGNVVAPDVLVNQYGADAVRAFLMFLGPFDKGGNWTDTTEMQIGGIYRFLSRVWALVTDTVAFDKGGSVDSKIEADVRRLQHKTIRRVLQDLESWQFNTALSGLMEYNNGLIKMAQDTPAVQASAAWREALNTMLVLLAPLSPHITEELWQITGHETSIHIETLPIYDAALAADDLVTLVVQINGKLRERIDIPADMGEDEVKETVLSAPKIAAAISGATPKKIIYVPGKLVNIVL, from the coding sequence ATGGATACTCAAATAAAACCTGAAGTAAACAGGGCGGAAAAGCCGGTATATCGTCCGGCAGATATAGAATCGAAATGGCAAAAAATATGGGAAGAAGCGGGCGCAAATCACGCCCCTGATGATGATTCCCGCCCTAAATTCTATAACTTGGTGATGTTTCCTTATCCTAGCGGTGATTTGCATATCGGGCATTGGTACAACTACACCGGGGTAGATGTGTTCGGTCGTCTGATGCGGATGAAGGGCTACAATGTGATGCAACCGCTGGGCTTCGATGCTTTCGGTTTGCCTGCCGAGAATGCCGCTATAAAGCGTGGAGTACATGCGCGCAAATGGACTTTGTCCAATATTGCCAAAATGCGCTCACAATTGAAAACGATGGGCGGTATTTGGGATTGGCAGCGCGAAGTCATTACCTGTAACCCGGATTATTACAAATGGACTGAGTGGTTCTTCCTAAAGCTGTACGAGAAGGGCTTGGCGTATCGCGCCAAAGCGCCAGTTAACTGGTGTCCGAGTTGCCAGACGGTATTGGCGAACGAACAGGTGTTGGCTGACGGCACTTGTGAGCGTTGTAGTACGCTGGTGTACAAGCGCGATTTGGAGCAATGGTTCTTCCGTATCACCGCTTACGCCGACCGTTTGCTGGAATATAAGGACGTTAGCTGGCCCGAAAAAACCATGCTGATGCAGCGCAACTGGATTGGACGCAGCGAAGGAGCGCGTGTCAATTTCAAGGCTACCGGATGGGATGGTCAGGAATACGATTTGCCGATATTTACCACTCGTCCCGATACGGTGTACGGTATCACCTTCTTTGTGTTAGCGCCGGAACACCCGTTGGTAGAAAAGCTGACTACACCCGACAAGCAAACTGAGGTAAACGCTTACATCGAGAAAGCACGTGGTGAAACTGACATTGAGCGGCAAAGCACCGATCGCGAGAAATCGGGCGTGTTTATCGGCAGTTACGTAATCAGTCCTTTCACGGGTGAGAAAGTGCCGATTTGGATTTCGGATTATGTGCTGATGGGTTACGGTACAGGCGCAATTATGGCGGTTCCTGCTCACGATCAGCGTGACTTTGAGTTTGCCCGCAAATTTAATCTACCTATTCGCTTGGTTTATATGCCGGACGATCGCGAGTTGAGCGAAGATTCGATGAGCGAAGCGTTGGTACATGAAGGGCATGTGGTAAACAGCGGGTCGTTCAACGGTTTGCCGGATAATCAGGAAACCGTCAAGCAGTTTATTGACCATATCGAGCATGAGGGTTGGGGCAAGGCAGAAGTCAATTATCGCGTGCGTGACTGGTTAATCAGCCGCCAGCGATATTGGGGTGCGCCTATCCCGATGGTCTATTGCGACACTGATGGTATCCAGCCTGTGCCGGAAGAACAGTTGCCGGTATTGCTGCCGGAGGAAGTGGAATTTAAGCCCACCGGGGAGTCACCTTTGAAGTACATCCCTGAGTTTGTGAACACCACCTGCCCTAAATGCGGTGGTCCGGCGCGGCGCGAAACTGACACGATGGACACTTTCATGTGTAGCTCTTGGTACTTCCTGCGCTATTGTAGCCCGATTTTTGAAGGGGGCGCGTTTGAGCCGAACCTGATTAAAAAGTGGATGCCGGTTGATCAGTACACCGGCGGGGCGGAACACGCCACTATGCACCTGTTGTACGCACGTTTCTTTACGATGGCGCTGCACGATATGGGCTACCTGAGCTTTGAAGAACCTTTCACACGCCTGTTCCATCAAGGTACAATCTTGCGCGACAGTAAGAAGATGAGCAAATCGAAAGGGAACGTGGTTGCGCCAGATGTGCTGGTTAATCAGTACGGGGCGGATGCGGTGCGTGCCTTCCTGATGTTCCTAGGACCCTTTGATAAGGGCGGTAACTGGACAGACACTACTGAGATGCAGATTGGGGGAATCTACCGCTTCCTAAGCCGTGTATGGGCGCTGGTGACAGATACGGTGGCGTTCGACAAGGGCGGTAGCGTTGATTCTAAAATCGAAGCGGATGTGCGCCGTTTGCAACACAAGACGATTCGGCGCGTGCTGCAAGATTTGGAGTCGTGGCAGTTTAACACTGCCTTGTCCGGCTTGATGGAATATAACAACGGCTTGATAAAGATGGCGCAGGATACTCCCGCCGTTCAAGCCAGCGCCGCTTGGCGTGAGGCGTTAAATACAATGCTGGTGTTGTTGGCTCCATTGAGTCCGCATATCACCGAAGAGTTGTGGCAAATTACCGGACACGAAACCAGTATTCATATCGAGACTCTGCCCATCTACGATGCAGCATTGGCAGCCGATGACTTGGTGACGTTGGTGGTGCAAATCAACGGTAAGTTGCGCGAACGTATTGATATTCCCGCCGATATGGGCGAGGATGAGGTTAAAGAGACGGTGCTGAGTGCGCCGAAAATCGCGGCAGCCATCTCTGGCGCTACCCCGAAGAAAATCATCTACGTGCCGGGCAAACTGGTAAATATAGTGCTGTAA
- a CDS encoding GNAT family N-acetyltransferase produces MTDSTPLQRLAIEPEGILLDTLSLTTPNEVFYFRRRVPASFIEKMSLSEGLGIFFRYDLERQKANLIKIAGMELGNVVLVHTAKGEIAGYICMHPIDEYDRWYGLNEVDMSPNVYEFGAIEVSREWRGVGLSYRLMRAAFEGEEWLRDKIVTSYEFAWHWDSEAVGLNRFVYRKMLKRVIESGGFDQYDTDEPNVIMDAANMFMVRIGDKVSSEVQQKFFSLLQRNNPWGL; encoded by the coding sequence ATGACCGATTCAACACCCCTGCAAAGGCTTGCTATTGAGCCTGAAGGTATTCTGCTAGATACCTTAAGCTTGACAACTCCGAACGAGGTATTCTACTTCCGGCGGCGTGTACCCGCTTCTTTTATCGAAAAAATGAGCTTGAGCGAAGGCTTGGGTATATTCTTTCGCTATGACCTAGAACGCCAGAAAGCCAATCTGATAAAAATTGCGGGGATGGAGCTTGGCAACGTGGTGCTGGTGCATACTGCAAAAGGTGAAATTGCTGGGTATATCTGTATGCACCCTATAGACGAATACGATCGCTGGTATGGGCTGAATGAAGTGGATATGTCGCCCAACGTGTACGAGTTCGGCGCAATCGAGGTTAGCCGGGAGTGGCGTGGCGTGGGTTTGAGTTATCGTCTTATGCGGGCTGCTTTCGAAGGTGAGGAATGGTTGCGCGACAAAATCGTCACCTCTTACGAGTTCGCATGGCATTGGGATAGCGAAGCAGTGGGCTTGAATCGCTTTGTATATCGCAAAATGCTCAAACGTGTCATCGAATCGGGGGGTTTCGATCAATACGATACAGACGAACCGAATGTCATTATGGACGCTGCCAATATGTTCATGGTACGTATCGGCGACAAGGTGAGCAGCGAGGTTCAGCAAAAATTCTTCTCGCTACTCCAGCGCAATAATCCTTGGGGGTTGTAA
- a CDS encoding glycosyltransferase family 39 protein codes for MNAQANPLIKLKQKIAAFWNEINPDIAALGLLLLGLARRLSGLGERPLWFDETISAVYARQDISTLFALNNGDNHPFGYYLTLKFWIDLFGYSDATIRLLSVVPGVGAIWLVWLIGRRLFPEQSSITLSATAIMALNPFQIYFSQEARNYSFMQFWVLLAIWFWLRGLENSRWLDWLGLGSVSALAIIYNFTGAFYLAALYLYPLFRARLYWEKGILLRMWGAGAGAGVVAGFALFPKLTSRLDAIKNNFWIPEPEPLIILRTFFTFIFGAAPADLFILAFALAFVLLAITLVMAIPAWWRERRDSGLARTLWLLFAPLGLVILVSLAFQSLYLDKALIACSPFYYLLLGWAIFKPGTQKWGGAILVGIPLVIALLWSSLYLPDIYNGKLQPLYIARYNVNQINTYLAQQPAEAVVTATDIAWLPLVYYGAQALPPKYSLSDYPTPNIFPLLVEKLHSETIASADVGKRFKRFWVLFELYQGDNPLAEPRPLPIGLDIPWAHSKDWQVSLMADFDRKYTRVQAVELDRVLLVLYQQ; via the coding sequence TTGAACGCTCAAGCCAATCCTCTGATTAAATTGAAACAAAAAATAGCCGCGTTCTGGAATGAAATAAATCCCGATATTGCCGCGCTAGGCTTGCTGTTATTGGGTTTGGCGCGGCGATTGAGCGGACTAGGTGAACGACCGCTATGGTTTGACGAGACGATTAGTGCGGTTTACGCTCGTCAGGATATTTCAACTCTCTTTGCTCTTAATAACGGCGATAACCATCCCTTCGGCTATTATCTAACTCTTAAATTCTGGATAGATTTGTTCGGTTACAGCGATGCGACCATCCGTTTGCTCTCGGTAGTGCCGGGGGTAGGCGCAATCTGGCTGGTATGGCTTATCGGTCGCCGATTGTTCCCAGAACAGTCTAGTATCACGCTAAGCGCAACCGCTATTATGGCACTCAACCCCTTCCAGATATATTTTTCACAGGAAGCCCGTAACTACTCTTTTATGCAATTTTGGGTCTTACTGGCAATCTGGTTCTGGTTGCGGGGTTTGGAAAATTCGCGCTGGTTGGATTGGCTGGGTTTGGGCAGTGTCAGTGCACTGGCTATTATTTATAATTTCACCGGAGCTTTTTACCTAGCGGCTCTTTACCTCTATCCGCTATTTCGTGCCAGATTATATTGGGAAAAAGGAATCCTGTTGCGAATGTGGGGCGCAGGGGCAGGGGCAGGGGTAGTAGCCGGATTTGCCCTATTCCCCAAACTTACCAGTCGGTTAGACGCAATTAAGAATAATTTCTGGATACCAGAGCCTGAGCCACTAATAATACTGCGTACCTTTTTTACTTTTATCTTCGGCGCTGCACCAGCCGATTTATTTATATTGGCTTTCGCGCTTGCTTTCGTATTGCTGGCAATAACTCTCGTTATGGCGATTCCGGCGTGGTGGCGAGAAAGGCGCGATTCCGGGCTGGCACGCACTCTGTGGTTGCTGTTTGCACCGCTTGGGTTGGTAATTCTGGTTTCGCTGGCATTTCAATCGCTCTATTTGGATAAAGCGCTTATCGCCTGCTCGCCGTTTTATTACCTATTACTGGGCTGGGCAATTTTTAAACCGGGTACACAAAAGTGGGGTGGCGCAATTTTAGTGGGTATTCCGTTGGTAATTGCGCTGTTATGGAGTTCCCTCTATCTGCCTGATATTTACAACGGCAAACTGCAACCGTTATATATCGCCCGTTATAATGTTAATCAGATTAACACTTACCTTGCACAGCAACCTGCCGAGGCGGTTGTAACTGCCACCGATATTGCGTGGCTGCCACTGGTTTACTACGGGGCGCAAGCGTTGCCGCCCAAATATTCCCTCTCGGATTACCCTACCCCCAATATTTTTCCGTTGTTAGTAGAAAAATTACATTCCGAAACTATTGCCAGCGCAGATGTAGGTAAACGCTTCAAGCGTTTTTGGGTACTTTTTGAACTATATCAGGGCGATAACCCGCTAGCCGAACCGCGACCGTTGCCGATTGGGTTAGATATACCTTGGGCACATAGCAAAGACTGGCAGGTAAGCTTAATGGCAGACTTCGACCGCAAATATACCCGGGTGCAAGCGGTTGAGCTAGACCGAGTTTTGCTGGTATTATATCAACAGTAA
- the glpX gene encoding class II fructose-bisphosphatase: MPEKIDRNISLELVRVTEAAAMAAARLMGRGDKNKADGAAVRAMRIALGSISMDGTVVIGEGEKDEAPMLYIGEKIGNGEPPKVDIAVDPIDGTRLLSLGLPNAIAVVALAEAGSLYTSPGIFYMNKIAVGPSAKGAIDLDKPVEWNLKSIAEAKRLPLEELTVVVLDRPRHEQLMREIREAGARIKLITDGDIAGALMTVLEDTGVDVLMGIGGSPEAVVTACALKCIGGEMQCRPYPRHEEDRRKALSMGADLNKLYTIDDLVASDQVFVSITGITNGELVDGVKYSERHIETHSLVMRSKSGTVRDIRARHSLDKLMAYSEVEYLAPSQK, from the coding sequence ATGCCTGAGAAGATTGATAGGAATATTTCACTTGAGCTAGTACGTGTAACAGAAGCCGCCGCAATGGCAGCAGCACGTTTAATGGGACGCGGCGATAAGAACAAAGCCGATGGAGCAGCAGTAAGAGCAATGCGCATAGCATTGGGCAGCATTAGTATGGACGGTACAGTTGTAATCGGTGAAGGCGAAAAAGATGAAGCTCCTATGCTTTATATCGGTGAGAAAATCGGCAACGGCGAACCCCCCAAGGTAGATATTGCTGTTGACCCGATTGACGGTACTCGTTTACTTTCGCTGGGTTTACCCAATGCAATAGCAGTAGTTGCTTTAGCCGAAGCAGGTAGCCTTTATACCAGCCCCGGAATATTCTATATGAATAAAATTGCCGTAGGTCCTAGCGCTAAAGGCGCAATTGATTTGGATAAACCGGTCGAATGGAATTTGAAAAGTATTGCCGAAGCCAAACGCCTCCCCTTGGAAGAGTTGACTGTGGTTGTGCTTGATCGTCCTCGTCACGAACAACTTATGCGGGAAATTCGCGAAGCCGGCGCACGCATTAAACTGATTACTGACGGTGATATTGCCGGTGCATTAATGACAGTGCTCGAAGATACGGGCGTAGATGTATTGATGGGTATCGGTGGTTCGCCTGAAGCGGTAGTCACTGCGTGCGCTCTAAAATGTATCGGTGGCGAAATGCAGTGCCGCCCTTATCCACGCCACGAGGAAGATCGCCGCAAAGCTTTGTCAATGGGTGCAGACCTGAATAAACTCTATACCATAGATGATTTGGTAGCTTCAGACCAAGTCTTTGTATCCATTACCGGCATAACTAACGGTGAGTTGGTGGATGGTGTTAAATATTCAGAACGGCATATAGAAACCCATTCGCTGGTTATGCGTAGCAAATCAGGCACCGTCCGAGACATTCGAGCGCGGCATAGCCTTGATAAGCTGATGGCATATAGCGAAGTAGAATATCTTGCCCCTAGCCAGAAATAA